In candidate division KSB1 bacterium, a single genomic region encodes these proteins:
- a CDS encoding OmpA family protein, translating to MKKLFIILALMLTIGMGVSQAQTVTDSWAFGFGLSYPRYYSANITALNTNYGAYLSIQRNFSENVGLRLKGGYFHLEGEWSDASLNKVQETTNIITSDLDLMYYLVPCAPVTPYLFVGVGANYKMIADNPTKLSDNYTFGTQLNAGVGAEFKINSNWSFVSEFGYYKTNNSDLDGAIAPIEVNGRDSYMVLSAGLNFFFNQGVPSKKCEPCQKMPMEMKDMTDYNRIEDMIVKHIPKEVIVDKHIYAISEDRLVLVGVKFAFDKSDLLPESYSVLDKAVKLLKDNPDVKVEIEGYSDYIGSAEYNQKLSVERALTVKSYLVSKGIADSRLSTVGMEKKIRLQAMRLKKAEQ from the coding sequence ATGAAAAAGTTATTTATAATACTCGCATTGATGCTGACTATTGGCATGGGTGTTTCTCAGGCACAAACAGTAACCGATAGTTGGGCATTCGGTTTTGGCTTGAGTTATCCCAGATATTACTCGGCAAATATCACCGCTTTAAATACAAATTACGGCGCCTATCTTTCAATTCAGCGAAATTTTTCTGAGAATGTTGGATTAAGATTAAAAGGCGGTTATTTCCACCTTGAGGGAGAATGGAGCGATGCATCTCTTAACAAGGTTCAGGAAACAACAAACATTATCACAAGCGATCTTGATTTGATGTATTATCTGGTTCCATGCGCACCGGTTACACCTTATCTGTTTGTAGGAGTCGGTGCTAATTATAAAATGATAGCCGACAACCCAACAAAATTATCGGATAATTACACCTTTGGGACTCAATTAAATGCCGGAGTTGGTGCTGAATTCAAGATCAATTCCAATTGGAGCTTTGTATCTGAGTTTGGGTATTATAAAACAAATAATTCAGATCTTGATGGCGCGATTGCCCCAATTGAGGTGAATGGACGCGATTCTTATATGGTTTTGAGTGCCGGCCTCAATTTCTTCTTTAACCAAGGCGTGCCATCAAAGAAATGCGAGCCTTGTCAGAAGATGCCCATGGAAATGAAAGATATGACCGATTATAACAGAATTGAAGATATGATTGTCAAGCATATCCCCAAAGAAGTTATTGTTGATAAACATATTTACGCAATTTCTGAGGACAGATTAGTGCTGGTTGGTGTAAAATTCGCGTTCGACAAATCAGACCTTTTACCGGAATCATATTCTGTGCTTGATAAAGCCGTAAAGCTATTGAAGGATAATCCTGATGTGAAAGTTGAAATTGAGGGCTATAGTGATTATATCGGCTCCGCTGAATACAACCAGAAACTTTCAGTAGAGAGAGCCCTAACCGTTAAATCTTATCTTGTTTCTAAAGGTATTGCCGATTCCAGACTTTCAACTGTCGGTATGGAAAAGAAAATCCGATTGCAAGCAATGAGACTAAAGAAGGCAGAGCAATGA
- a CDS encoding OmpA family protein: MEQQLGSEAEKKSALAQQIASQAKTRELFSGVEESFSREEAQMLREGNDIIIRLVGLNFPTAKATIEQQSFGLLTKVRDAINSFPECTVSVLGNTDSYGGDEQNLQLSRERAAAVKQYLLANSNLNASRVEAIGYGESKPIASNETEAGRAANRRVDVVIHPWMARGTFSDNFIK, encoded by the coding sequence ATGGAGCAACAGTTGGGCAGCGAGGCAGAAAAAAAATCTGCGTTGGCGCAGCAAATCGCCAGTCAAGCTAAAACACGCGAGCTGTTTTCCGGCGTGGAGGAATCATTCAGTCGCGAAGAAGCACAGATGCTGCGCGAGGGCAACGATATCATTATCCGCCTGGTTGGGCTAAATTTCCCCACCGCCAAGGCAACCATCGAGCAACAATCCTTTGGGTTGCTGACCAAAGTGCGCGATGCTATCAACTCTTTCCCGGAATGTACCGTTTCCGTACTGGGCAATACAGATTCGTACGGCGGCGATGAACAGAATTTGCAACTATCCAGGGAGCGCGCCGCAGCGGTAAAACAATATCTTTTGGCAAACTCTAATCTGAATGCTTCCCGTGTTGAAGCAATCGGGTATGGCGAAAGCAAGCCGATTGCCAGCAACGAGACCGAAGCAGGCCGCGCCGCCAACCGTCGCGTTGATGTCGTCATTCATCCCTGGATGGCGAGAGGAACCTTTTCAGACAACTTTATAAAATAG
- a CDS encoding DUF1508 domain-containing protein, whose translation MYKDTEGFWRWRRTAPNGNIIGASTQAYQNKIDCKGNARRNGWKG comes from the coding sequence ATCTACAAAGACACCGAAGGGTTCTGGCGTTGGCGGCGCACTGCCCCGAACGGCAATATCATCGGCGCTTCGACACAAGCCTATCAGAACAAAATCGATTGCAAAGGGAACGCCCGTCGCAATGGATGGAAGGGTTAG
- a CDS encoding Ig-like domain-containing protein translates to MEWSFTTGASTVVTPPTVISTDPADAETDVALNQKIAATFSTTMDSSTISTATFTLMQGSTPVSGVVSYSGETAVFAPSSNLEPNTTYTATITTGAKDLAGTALENNYEWSFSTVISYTVTLSSNPAEGGTTSGGGTYNSGSSVTVVATPNTGYSFTNWTENGTVISTNESFQFIISENRTLVANFTSLTSGPAGINLGSAGDFAVLAGSGVSNTGVTTHIYGDVGSHPTGTIVGLSEENVTGTLYTTADPDSRYGKN, encoded by the coding sequence ATCGAATGGAGTTTTACGACAGGCGCATCAACGGTCGTCACCCCACCCACAGTTATTTCTACAGACCCCGCTGACGCTGAAACAGATGTGGCTCTCAACCAGAAAATTGCTGCTACTTTTAGCACGACAATGGATTCTTCAACAATCAGCACCGCAACCTTTACCTTAATGCAAGGATCAACACCCGTTTCAGGTGTTGTATCCTACTCCGGCGAAACAGCCGTTTTTGCACCGTCAAGCAATCTTGAGCCGAATACCACATATACAGCAACGATTACAACCGGGGCAAAGGATTTAGCTGGCACTGCTCTGGAAAATAACTATGAATGGAGTTTCTCAACCGTTATTTCTTATACAGTAACGCTATCATCCAATCCGGCGGAAGGCGGAACAACAAGTGGTGGCGGCACATACAACTCGGGCTCCTCTGTAACGGTCGTCGCGACACCGAATACGGGATATTCATTTACTAACTGGACGGAGAACGGAACTGTCATATCAACAAATGAAAGTTTTCAGTTTATTATAAGTGAAAACAGAACATTGGTAGCGAACTTTACATCACTTACATCTGGACCGGCTGGCATAAACCTTGGGTCTGCAGGTGACTTTGCGGTTCTGGCTGGCTCTGGAGTCTCCAACACCGGTGTGACTACTCATATTTATGGTGATGTCGGATCGCATCCAACCGGCACAATTGTTGGCCTTTCTGAGGAAAATGTAACCGGAACACTTTATACGACGGCTGATCCCGATAGTAGGTACGGCAAAAACTGA
- a CDS encoding outer membrane beta-barrel protein → MGQFFALNENGATQVGYYKAQDADGNFMGGVAWRFKFTPMLGLEASINYRQEKYANDALTIRSWPIIMSGLIYPTPLAYGAIGAGWYNTTMDYDQEKFSFLKDETKQEFGWHFGGGTELPVGSNLKLTGDIRYVFLDYDFKEIPGSSNLESNFYVITIGLLFGL, encoded by the coding sequence ATGGGTCAGTTTTTTGCGCTGAATGAAAACGGCGCCACGCAGGTCGGCTATTATAAAGCCCAGGATGCTGACGGTAATTTTATGGGCGGAGTCGCCTGGCGATTCAAGTTCACTCCGATGCTTGGTCTCGAAGCATCCATCAACTATCGTCAGGAAAAATATGCGAATGACGCCTTGACGATTCGGAGCTGGCCAATAATAATGAGCGGTTTGATTTATCCAACCCCCCTTGCCTATGGAGCCATTGGCGCCGGGTGGTACAACACGACTATGGATTATGACCAGGAAAAATTCTCATTTCTTAAAGACGAGACCAAACAGGAATTTGGCTGGCATTTTGGCGGCGGTACGGAACTGCCCGTCGGTTCAAATTTAAAATTGACCGGTGACATTCGTTATGTCTTTCTGGATTACGATTTTAAGGAAATTCCGGGGAGCAGTAATCTGGAAAGCAACTTTTATGTTATCACCATTGGCTTACTCTTTGGTCTATAA
- a CDS encoding GlsB/YeaQ/YmgE family stress response membrane protein encodes MSMEYLLIFLAVGVLAGFIAGHIWKGKGFGLLGDLIIGVIGSFIGVWLFGLFHISSSGILGLLIAAIIGALILLYLIRQVKHH; translated from the coding sequence ATGAGTATGGAATACTTGCTGATTTTTTTGGCGGTCGGGGTGCTGGCAGGATTTATAGCCGGACACATCTGGAAAGGCAAAGGATTTGGTTTGTTGGGAGATTTGATCATTGGGGTGATCGGTTCCTTTATCGGAGTCTGGCTTTTCGGTCTGTTCCACATCTCGAGTTCAGGCATTTTGGGTTTGCTGATTGCCGCAATTATCGGCGCCCTCATCCTATTGTACTTGATCCGGCAGGTCAAGCATCATTGA
- a CDS encoding Ig-like domain-containing protein: MKRYSKLWLIPLLLVMIMASCEDRVGITSVQDDTAPTVSFTDPAKAEAGVPLNQKIAATFSTTMDSSTISTATFTLMQGSTPVSGVVLLRRNSRFAPSSNLEPNTTYTATITTGAKDLAGTALENNYEWSFTTGASTVVTRPTVISTDLADAETDMWPLNQKIAATFSTTMDSSTISTATFTLMQGSTPVSGVVSYSGETAVFAPSSNLEPNTTYTATITTGAKDLAGTALENNYEWSFTTGASTVVTSPTVISTDPADAETDVALNQKIAATFSTTMDLQQSAPQPLP, encoded by the coding sequence ATGAAAAGATATTCAAAATTATGGTTAATACCACTGTTGCTGGTCATGATAATGGCCAGCTGTGAAGATAGAGTTGGAATCACTTCTGTCCAAGACGACACTGCACCCACGGTAAGTTTTACAGACCCTGCTAAAGCCGAAGCAGGTGTGCCTCTCAACCAGAAAATTGCTGCTACTTTTAGCACGACAATGGATTCTTCAACAATCAGCACCGCAACCTTTACCTTAATGCAAGGATCAACACCCGTTTCAGGTGTTGTATTACTTCGGCGAAACAGCCGTTTTGCACCGTCAAGCAATCTTGAGCCGAATACCACATATACAGCAACGATTACAACCGGGGCAAAGGATTTAGCTGGCACTGCTCTGGAAAATAACTATGAATGGAGTTTCACTACAGGCGCATCAACGGTTGTCACCCGACCCACAGTCATTTCTACAGACCTCGCTGACGCTGAAACAGATATGTGGCCTCTGAACCAGAAAATTGCTGCTACTTTTAGCACGACAATGGATTCTTCAACAATCAGCACCGCAACCTTTACCTTAATGCAAGGATCAACACCCGTTTCAGGTGTTGTATCCTACTCCGGCGAAACAGCCGTTTTTGCACCGTCAAGCAATCTTGAGCCGAATACCACATATACAGCAACGATTACAACCGGGGCAAAGGATTTAGCTGGCACTGCTCTGGAAAATAACTATGAATGGAGTTTCACTACAGGCGCATCAACGGTTGTCACCTCACCCACAGTTATTTCTACAGACCCCGCTGACGCTGAAACAGATGTGGCTCTCAACCAGAAAATTGCTGCTACTTTTAGCACGACAATGGATCTTCAACAATCAGCACCGCAACCTTTACCTTAA
- a CDS encoding M48 family metallopeptidase, which yields MKKLKIGLFSLLIAALLLQFCSLVPLTGRRQLSLVSDFDMLSTSFVQYDQFLKENKTSTNSAETKLVKRVGNRIQSAVTGYFAQNNLSQDLDGFAWEFNLIENEQVNAWCMPGGKVVVYSGILPITQNEAGLAVVVAHEIAHAVAKHSNERMSQALLAQFGGQTLSMALQQKPEQTQQIWMTVFGVGVQLGAVLPYSRLQESEADRLGLIFMAMAGYDPNSAIGFWQRMSQNAGAKPPEFLSTHPSDANRIRKIKSEIKEAMTYYKK from the coding sequence ATGAAAAAGTTAAAAATCGGATTATTTAGCCTTTTGATTGCGGCGCTTCTACTACAATTTTGCAGCCTCGTGCCGCTCACCGGCAGGCGTCAACTCTCTCTCGTTTCGGATTTTGACATGCTTTCCACGAGCTTTGTCCAGTACGACCAGTTTCTGAAAGAAAACAAGACAAGCACGAATTCGGCGGAGACAAAGCTGGTGAAAAGAGTCGGAAATCGCATCCAAAGCGCAGTGACTGGCTATTTCGCACAAAATAATTTATCTCAGGATCTTGATGGATTCGCGTGGGAATTCAACCTTATCGAAAACGAGCAAGTGAACGCCTGGTGCATGCCGGGGGGGAAAGTAGTCGTGTACTCGGGAATCCTGCCGATCACCCAAAATGAAGCCGGATTGGCCGTGGTGGTGGCGCACGAGATCGCTCACGCCGTGGCCAAGCACAGCAACGAGCGGATGAGTCAGGCGCTGCTTGCCCAGTTTGGCGGACAGACGCTCTCGATGGCGCTCCAGCAGAAACCCGAGCAAACCCAGCAGATTTGGATGACGGTTTTCGGCGTCGGGGTTCAGCTTGGCGCGGTGCTGCCGTACAGCCGTCTTCAGGAGAGCGAGGCAGACCGTCTTGGATTAATTTTTATGGCAATGGCAGGATACGATCCCAACAGCGCCATCGGATTTTGGCAGCGTATGTCTCAGAACGCGGGCGCCAAACCGCCGGAGTTCCTGAGCACACACCCCTCCGACGCGAATCGGATCCGGAAAATAAAATCAGAGATAAAAGAGGCTATGACATATTACAAAAAGTAG
- a CDS encoding HAD family hydrolase, translated as MKLLVLDIDETLVHAREIPLDREADFKTSLYHVYKRPYVDEFLQYCREHFKVSIWTTGGSDYARQVVEALFGGDYPLEFLWASERCTRKYDAERQQPYVIKNLHKLRKKGYRLEQVIMVDDTPGKLEKNYGNLVAVTEWTGDPGDRELLHLIQYLRVLKDVENIRTVEKRNWQAEYNI; from the coding sequence TTGAAACTCCTCGTCCTCGACATTGATGAAACCCTGGTGCATGCCCGGGAAATCCCGCTGGATCGCGAAGCGGATTTCAAAACGAGTTTGTATCACGTGTACAAGCGCCCGTACGTGGATGAATTTCTGCAATACTGCAGAGAACACTTTAAAGTGTCTATATGGACCACGGGCGGATCGGACTATGCCAGGCAGGTGGTTGAAGCATTGTTCGGCGGGGATTACCCCCTGGAATTTCTGTGGGCCTCGGAACGCTGTACGCGCAAATACGATGCGGAGCGGCAGCAGCCCTATGTGATCAAAAACCTGCACAAACTCAGGAAAAAGGGGTATCGTCTGGAACAGGTCATCATGGTTGACGACACGCCGGGTAAACTGGAGAAAAATTACGGCAACCTGGTGGCGGTGACGGAATGGACCGGCGATCCCGGGGACCGGGAACTGCTGCATTTGATTCAGTATCTGAGGGTCTTGAAAGACGTTGAGAATATCAGAACCGTTGAAAAACGCAATTGGCAGGCGGAATATAATATATGA
- a CDS encoding OmpA family protein — MRQKVLNEENEEIRKKAYELYEKHGFKDGNDFVDWLEAEKQTRKPKVKKQTTKHSGSTRNKQLKNILLVIVGVLCVIVVILLLTLLKSPRTELSEKSLSELKVMMLALEPKENEKVVVFGDTHFDFDQFTLSEQAKNLLDADVRTLKENPQIHVRMAGYTSAKGTEDVNQQMSEKRAGAVRDYLIEKGIAPERITTIGYGRTKPALYEEEPADVFSKEALANMRVLFQVVVK, encoded by the coding sequence ATGAGGCAAAAAGTGTTAAATGAAGAAAACGAGGAGATCAGAAAAAAGGCGTATGAGCTCTATGAGAAACATGGATTTAAGGACGGAAATGATTTTGTAGACTGGCTTGAAGCGGAAAAACAAACCAGAAAGCCCAAGGTGAAAAAGCAAACGACAAAACACTCCGGATCAACGCGTAATAAACAGTTAAAAAATATTCTTCTTGTTATTGTTGGTGTGCTCTGTGTAATCGTAGTGATTCTTTTACTAACGCTCTTGAAAAGCCCCAGAACGGAATTATCTGAAAAGAGCTTGTCCGAGTTAAAGGTCATGATGCTGGCGCTTGAGCCGAAGGAAAATGAAAAAGTAGTCGTCTTCGGTGACACGCATTTCGATTTTGACCAATTTACGCTTTCGGAGCAAGCAAAGAATTTGCTGGATGCAGATGTGAGGACATTGAAAGAAAATCCCCAAATACATGTCCGTATGGCTGGATACACTTCTGCCAAAGGAACGGAAGACGTCAATCAACAAATGAGCGAAAAAAGAGCCGGTGCGGTCAGGGACTATCTGATCGAAAAAGGAATTGCACCGGAAAGAATCACGACAATCGGTTATGGCAGAACAAAACCGGCATTGTATGAGGAGGAACCGGCTGACGTATTCTCAAAGGAAGCGCTGGCGAATATGCGTGTTCTTTTTCAAGTTGTCGTAAAGTAG
- a CDS encoding acyl-CoA dehydrogenase family protein: METLRTLPGDDLRAMMWHYADRFDLQMLVQSVRSVARGAVATAVANGARNTHEWTADKENLLNAFDDSGVTALFMEPEHGGYIAGPKNLALAIAAFELSWVDGGAATGSLAGNLALEPIHERGTEEQKAEYMGCAVPPQPGEERKIKRGAFGLTEPLPYVGVETGMLSGKLRVDDWKDGEEPMLHVEKRGRFITNMDFANFVCAAVESDDERIKGSCMIIVEETDPGTYDRGAPTLKLVHQLSSTRDPIISAKVPANRIIGGYHIVDGVIVPKFNHSQVIDAVFKRTRVTVGLMTSAKLLSAIEPIIRYQRTRFRGGELEPGSPRYEYGIQQKDDAVQRTAAIWAAGEAASSMGFEGARVFDDLDPLEKEKMRRFDEQGISGRAELRELRNHEKDAIEFIERDSKGECNDRYQELSQDSLVQYIVTDSLANVLCPAVKLWNTGVGATMMREAVSLMGGYGITEDCPGFLGQKWMDAQLEATYEGPEAVQRRQLTFTMATPVFQAHVDAWVRKLEAVGETRPETGALAVAKGLQMWQSVLNTLKSSKDENGQKLYSSNRHGVTFPLTDAFCWLAAAYYQIRDVMTLAEEGANHPSVAEGLEGNVNFFSDLCMIQASRSVGEAARFCNEVFYGYPVADRDDAEFLQLKSEAEKAVAGVGPAKERAGKALMTVMIPEALDYPM; this comes from the coding sequence ATGGAAACCTTGCGAACGCTTCCGGGGGATGATCTACGTGCGATGATGTGGCATTACGCGGACCGTTTTGATCTGCAGATGCTCGTCCAATCCGTGCGCTCTGTGGCGCGCGGCGCTGTGGCCACAGCGGTGGCCAACGGCGCGCGCAACACGCACGAGTGGACTGCTGATAAAGAAAATCTGCTCAACGCCTTTGACGATTCCGGTGTCACCGCCTTGTTCATGGAGCCCGAACACGGCGGTTATATTGCCGGTCCCAAGAATCTGGCATTGGCCATTGCCGCATTCGAGCTGTCCTGGGTGGACGGCGGCGCGGCCACCGGCAGTCTGGCCGGCAACCTGGCGCTGGAACCCATTCACGAACGCGGCACTGAAGAACAAAAAGCCGAATATATGGGCTGCGCCGTTCCGCCGCAGCCGGGCGAGGAGCGGAAAATCAAGCGCGGCGCGTTCGGTCTGACCGAGCCGCTGCCGTATGTGGGCGTGGAAACCGGTATGCTCAGCGGCAAGCTGCGCGTGGACGACTGGAAAGACGGCGAAGAACCGATGCTGCACGTGGAAAAACGCGGCCGCTTTATCACCAATATGGATTTTGCCAACTTTGTCTGTGCGGCTGTAGAAAGCGACGACGAGCGCATCAAGGGCAGCTGTATGATCATCGTGGAAGAAACCGATCCCGGCACCTATGACCGCGGCGCGCCCACGTTGAAACTGGTGCACCAGCTGTCCTCCACCCGCGATCCCATTATCAGCGCCAAAGTTCCGGCGAACCGCATTATCGGCGGATATCATATTGTCGACGGCGTGATCGTGCCCAAATTCAATCACTCGCAGGTGATCGATGCGGTGTTCAAACGCACGCGCGTCACCGTCGGTTTGATGACCTCGGCCAAACTGCTGTCCGCAATCGAACCGATTATCCGTTACCAGCGCACGCGCTTCCGCGGCGGCGAACTGGAACCCGGTTCTCCCCGTTACGAATACGGCATTCAGCAAAAAGACGATGCTGTGCAGCGCACTGCCGCCATCTGGGCCGCCGGCGAAGCCGCCTCCTCCATGGGATTCGAAGGCGCCAGGGTGTTTGATGATCTGGATCCCCTGGAAAAAGAAAAAATGCGCCGGTTTGACGAACAGGGCATCTCCGGACGCGCCGAGCTGCGTGAACTGCGCAATCATGAAAAAGACGCCATTGAATTTATTGAACGGGACAGCAAAGGTGAGTGCAACGACCGCTATCAGGAGCTGTCGCAGGACAGTCTGGTGCAGTATATTGTCACGGATTCGTTGGCCAACGTCTTGTGTCCCGCGGTCAAGCTCTGGAACACCGGTGTCGGCGCCACCATGATGCGCGAAGCGGTGTCGCTGATGGGCGGCTATGGCATTACCGAAGATTGTCCCGGATTCCTCGGCCAGAAATGGATGGACGCGCAGCTGGAGGCCACTTATGAAGGTCCGGAAGCCGTACAGCGGCGGCAATTGACCTTTACCATGGCCACCCCCGTGTTCCAGGCGCATGTGGATGCCTGGGTGCGAAAGCTCGAAGCGGTGGGCGAAACACGTCCGGAAACCGGCGCTCTGGCGGTCGCCAAAGGTCTGCAAATGTGGCAGTCGGTACTGAACACGCTCAAAAGCAGCAAGGATGAAAACGGGCAAAAGCTTTACAGCAGCAACCGTCACGGCGTCACCTTTCCGCTCACGGACGCGTTCTGCTGGCTGGCTGCGGCTTATTACCAGATCCGCGACGTCATGACGCTGGCGGAAGAAGGGGCAAACCATCCGTCCGTGGCCGAAGGTCTGGAAGGCAATGTGAACTTTTTCAGCGACCTGTGTATGATTCAGGCATCGCGCAGTGTCGGCGAAGCCGCGCGATTCTGCAACGAGGTGTTTTACGGCTATCCGGTCGCGGACCGCGATGACGCTGAATTCCTGCAGCTCAAGAGCGAAGCGGAAAAAGCAGTCGCCGGAGTCGGCCCGGCCAAAGAACGCGCCGGCAAAGCGCTGATGACCGTGATGATTCCGGAAGCCCTGGATTATCCGATGTGA
- a CDS encoding OmpA family protein codes for MQLSRERAVAVKQYLLANSNLNASRVEAIGYGESKPIASNETEAGRAANRRVDVVIHPWMARGTFSDNFIK; via the coding sequence TTGCAACTATCCAGGGAGCGCGCCGTAGCGGTAAAACAATATCTTTTGGCAAACTCTAATCTGAATGCTTCCCGTGTTGAAGCAATCGGGTATGGCGAAAGCAAGCCGATTGCCAGCAACGAGACCGAAGCAGGCCGCGCCGCCAACCGTCGCGTTGATGTTGTCATTCATCCCTGGATGGCGAGAGGAACCTTTTCAGACAACTTTATAAAATAG
- a CDS encoding ice-binding family protein produces MDAISLPGQLGGLTLAPGLYVNSTSTGISGSGAQGVLTLDAGGNANAVWIFKMGSTLVTDSGTRIVLAGGAKWQNVYWAVGTSATLGTNSSFVGNILADQSITLATGAVLHGRALTRVASITLDSNVVDKR; encoded by the coding sequence TTGGATGCCATCTCATTGCCGGGTCAACTGGGCGGTTTGACCCTTGCCCCCGGCCTCTATGTGAACTCGACATCGACCGGGATATCAGGAAGCGGAGCGCAGGGAGTTTTAACCCTTGACGCCGGTGGCAACGCGAATGCCGTCTGGATATTTAAGATGGGATCCACTCTCGTCACGGATTCCGGAACCAGAATTGTTCTGGCCGGTGGCGCAAAATGGCAAAACGTCTATTGGGCAGTCGGCACTTCAGCAACACTTGGAACAAACTCTAGCTTTGTTGGAAATATCCTGGCTGATCAATCAATCACGCTGGCTACCGGTGCGGTATTGCACGGTAGGGCGTTGACGCGAGTTGCCTCGATCACATTGGACAGCAATGTTGTTGATAAGCGATAA
- a CDS encoding outer membrane beta-barrel protein encodes MWKKMLLLMGLITALVVPVNAQSVSLGPQVGYYKAQDADANFMGGVAWRFKFTPMLGLEASINYRQEKYANDALTVRSWPIMVSGLIYPTPLAYGAIGAGWYNTTMDYDQEKFSFLKDETTQEFGWHFGGGTELPVGSNLKLTGDIRYVFLDYDFKEIPGSSNLESNFYVITIGLLFGL; translated from the coding sequence ATGTGGAAGAAAATGTTGCTGCTAATGGGACTGATCACAGCGCTGGTTGTCCCGGTGAATGCACAGAGCGTAAGTCTGGGTCCGCAGGTCGGCTATTATAAAGCCCAGGATGCTGATGCTAATTTTATGGGTGGAGTCGCCTGGCGATTCAAGTTCACTCCGATGCTTGGACTCGAAGCCTCCATCAACTATCGTCAGGAAAAATATGCCAATGACGCCTTGACGGTTCGGAGCTGGCCAATAATGGTGAGCGGTTTGATTTATCCAACCCCCCTTGCCTATGGAGCCATTGGCGCCGGGTGGTACAACACGACTATGGATTATGACCAGGAAAAATTCTCATTTCTTAAAGACGAGACCACACAGGAATTTGGCTGGCATTTTGGCGGCGGTACGGAACTGCCCGTCGGTTCAAATTTAAAATTGACCGGTGACATTCGCTATGTCTTTCTGGATTACGATTTTAAGGAAATTCCGGGGAGCAGTAATCTGGAAAGCAACTTTTATGTTATCACCATTGGCTTACTCTTTGGTCTATAA